Proteins encoded in a region of the Nicotiana tomentosiformis chromosome 9, ASM39032v3, whole genome shotgun sequence genome:
- the LOC104105043 gene encoding probable serine/threonine-protein kinase At1g54610: MGCVFGKEISSSETPNGQVVVGSRRENGVDRDLAAPSGRREKVGTVNKVDAVGGGGGGSDVGEVVNGRDQKGENARHRGERRRSKPNPRLSNPPKNVHGEQVAAGWPSWLSDVAGEAINGWIPRRADAFEKLAKIGQGTYSNVYKARDNLTGDIVALKKVRFDNLEPESVRFMAREILILRRLDHPNVMTLRGLVTSRMSCSLYLVFDYMDHDLAGLAASPGIKFTEAQVKCYMHQLLAGLEHCHNRLVLHRDIKGSNLLIDSGGALKIADFGLASFFDPNKKQPMTSRVVTLWYRPPELLLGATDYGVGVDLWSAGCIFAELLAGKPIMPGRTEVEQLHKIFKLCGSPSEEYWKKSRLPHATIFKPQQSYRRCIAETFKDFPPSSLSLIETLLAIDPAERQTATAALQSAFFTTKPYACEPSSLPKYPPSKEMDAKRRDEESRRQRAIGKANADGVRRNRHRDRAVRAIPAPEANAELQVNIDRRRLVTQANAKSKSEKFPPPHQDGTLGYTLGSSHHIDPGYEPSEVPFTSMNFSYSKEPIQTWSGPLVEPATGAPRRKTKPSKKDSNKKGKESM; the protein is encoded by the exons ATGGGTTGTGTATTTGGGAAAGAGATTTCATCTTCTGAGACACCTAATGGGCAGGTTGTAGTTGGAAGTAGGAGAGAAAATGGGGTAGATAGAGATTTGGCTGCCCCATCTGGGAGGAGAGAGAAAGTTGGTACTGTAAATAAAGTGGATGCCGTAGGCGGCGGCGGAGGAGGTAGTGATGTTGGTGAAGTTGTGAATGGTAGGGATCAGAAGGGTGAGAATGCAAGGCATAGGGGTGAGAGGAGAAGGTCTAAGCCTAATCCGAGGCTAAGCAACCCACCTAAGAATGTGCACGGCGAGCAAGTGGCGGCTGGATGGCCGTCATGGCTTTCTGATGTAGCTGGAGAGGCTATCAATGGTTGGATTCCGCGCAGGGCGGATGCATTTGAGAAGCTAGCTAAG ATTGGGCAAGGTACTTATAGCAATGTCTATAAAGCTAGAGATAATCTAACGGGGGACATTGTTGCACTGAAGAAGGTTAGATTTGATAATTTGGAGCCAGAGAGTGTGAGATTTATGGCAAGAGAGATTTTGATTTTGCGCCGCTTGGATCATCCAAATGTTATGACGTTGCGAGGATTGGTTACGTCAAGGATGTCTTGTAGTTTGTACCTCGTGTTTGATTATATGGATCATGATTTAGCTGGACTTGCTGCAAGCCCTGGAATCAAGTTCACAGAGGCTCAG GTTAAATGTTACATGCATCAACTATTAGCAGGGCTTGAACACTGTCATAACCGTCTTGTGTTGCATCGCGATATAAAAGGATCAAATCTTCTTATTGACAGTGGGGGAGCACTCAAGATTGCTGATTTTGGGTTGGCTTCTTTCTTCGATCCCAATAAAAAGCAGCCCATGACTAGTCGTGTGGTTACTCTATGGTACAGACCACCAGAGCTTCTACTTGGAGCCACCGACTATGGTGTTGGTGTTGATCTTTGGAGTGCTGGTTGTATTTTTGCTGAGCTATTAGCTGGGAAACCCATTATGCCTGGTCGTACAGAG GTTGAACAGCTCCACAAGATCTTCAAGCTATGTGGATCTCCATCAGAAGAATATTGGAAAAAGTCGAGGCTTCCACATGCAACTATATTCAAACCTCAGCAATCATACAGAAGATGTATAGCAGAAACTTTTAAAGATTTTCCACCTTCATCGTTGTCATTGATTGAGACTCTTCTGGCCATTGATCCTGCTGAGCGTCAGACAGCTACAGCTGCATTACAGAGTGCA TTCTTTACTACCAAACCTTACGCCTGTGAACCTTCCAGCCTTCCCAAATATCCACCCAGCAAAGAAATGGATGCTAAACGGCGAGACGAAGAATCTCGAAG ACAAAGAGCTATTGGGAAAGCCAATGCTGATGGTGTAAGGAGAAATCGTCACCGTGATCGAGCAGTGAGGGCAATCCCTGCTCCTGAAGCCAACGCGGAGCTGCAAGTCAATATTGAT AGGCGGCGTCTAGTAACACAAGCAAACGCGAAGAGCAAGAGTGAAAAGTTTCCTCCCCCACACCAGGATGGAACATTAGGTTATACCTTGGGTTCTTCACATCACATTGATCCAGGCTATGAACCGTCAGAAGTCCCATTCACATCCATGAATTTCTCATATTCAAAAGAACCGATCCAAACGTGGTCCGGCCCATTGGTGGAACCTGCCACTGGTGCTCCAAGAAGAAAGACAAAGCCATCAAAGAAGGATTCTaacaagaaaggaaaagaaagcaTGTAA